One genomic region from Streptomyces sp. NBC_01431 encodes:
- a CDS encoding PP2C family protein-serine/threonine phosphatase: MIRTPGRTSACAAALRSRRAFALVLPSCWLVLVVAWQLGCPLAGESGMGLRIATCLAFLIAVVWLANGVRVTAERELRRIRHIAEVTQRVLLRPPPPRLDGIALAAGQLSASRGASVGGDLYEVMSTPYGVRVVMGDVRGHGLAAIGAVAAVLGSFREAAHDEPQLAGVLRRLDRTLARHLRERCRAEHPAAGGGDPESPLAEEFVTVLLLEIAPNGDVHALNCGHPWPHRLGLGVRQLSPGDPLPPLGPFPLPAELPSLHCTRLLPGEALCLHTDGAEDARDGAGRFFALRDALAAAASPVSPRRVVDEVQRALLRHTGGRLSDDVALLVLRNDRVRVPVQSTAGGTARVGH; the protein is encoded by the coding sequence ATGATCCGTACACCGGGTAGGACCTCGGCCTGCGCGGCCGCACTCCGCTCCCGCCGGGCCTTCGCCCTCGTCCTGCCGTCCTGCTGGCTCGTCCTGGTCGTCGCCTGGCAGCTGGGCTGCCCGCTGGCCGGCGAGAGCGGCATGGGCCTGCGGATCGCCACCTGCCTCGCCTTCCTGATCGCCGTGGTGTGGCTGGCCAACGGTGTACGGGTCACGGCGGAGCGGGAGCTGCGGCGGATCCGGCACATCGCCGAGGTCACCCAGCGGGTGCTGCTGAGGCCGCCGCCCCCGCGGCTCGACGGGATCGCGCTCGCCGCCGGACAGCTCTCCGCGAGCCGCGGGGCATCGGTCGGCGGCGACCTCTACGAGGTGATGTCGACGCCGTACGGGGTGCGCGTCGTGATGGGCGATGTACGCGGCCACGGGCTCGCGGCGATCGGCGCGGTCGCCGCGGTGCTCGGCAGCTTCCGCGAGGCCGCCCACGACGAGCCCCAACTGGCCGGTGTACTGCGGAGGTTGGACCGGACGCTGGCCCGGCATCTGCGCGAGCGCTGCCGCGCCGAGCACCCGGCCGCGGGCGGCGGCGACCCGGAGAGCCCGCTCGCGGAGGAATTCGTCACCGTACTGCTCCTGGAGATCGCTCCCAACGGCGATGTGCACGCCCTCAACTGCGGCCACCCCTGGCCCCATCGGCTCGGCCTCGGCGTGCGTCAGCTCAGCCCCGGCGACCCGCTGCCGCCGCTCGGCCCCTTTCCGCTCCCGGCCGAACTGCCCTCGCTGCACTGCACCCGGCTGCTGCCCGGCGAGGCGCTGTGCCTGCACACCGACGGCGCCGAGGACGCCCGCGACGGCGCCGGCCGCTTCTTCGCGCTGCGCGACGCGCTCGCGGCCGCAGCGTCGCCCGTGTCGCCGCGCCGTGTGGTGGACGAGGTGCAGCGGGCGCTGCTGCGGCACACCGGCGGCCGGCTCTCGGACGATGTGGCCCTGCTGGTCCTGCGCAACGACCGGGTCCGGGTGCCCGTCCAGTCGACGGCCGGTGGCACGGCCCGGGTCGGCCATTGA